The Sediminispirochaeta smaragdinae DSM 11293 genome has a segment encoding these proteins:
- the bamA gene encoding outer membrane protein assembly factor BamA, whose product MRFKRLLSILLILTAVTLNLAAQSSESWYLNKPIEDIRFEGLSHVKLSDLKGITQQYVGQTLTEGRLIDLQSKLYALNFFQRFSVDAEEGRNGKNSVVLVLTVTERPIVDEIIIEGNKKVRTGEILDAVQLKRDDIVTTVKIKADEQAIAELYRGKGYPEISVSSGTQLNEATNTMKVTFTVIEGSQVRVQEIRFSGNEFVSSDTLRGKLTSKEQSLFSSGILKEASLQQDRSAIERFYQEQGYIDAKVVNIGREVASVENGRQLMILTFYINEGRQWKFGGITFNGNQLYSDDELGTYIRLEPGDVINYPLLQADLAQVSDLYFNDGYIFNAIVPKENRNEQEGTIDFLLNITEKGRAHIEDVILKGNEKTKDFVLYREIPLETGDVFSKDKVLQAMQNLYNTGLFSAVSPETPYGSAEGLMDLVFTVEEARTTDIQFGITFTGGVSEYPIVGFLQWTDHNFRGAGQELSIGAQVSNSEQSITFSFSDNWLFDKRFSGGVNFSFAHNLYDNVLQDAEGPTFTEEQYDNDEAAPDPYTSREEYEDAIDDGESIDDAYLMEYDQWKISLGANGGYTFHTDYGRVGLQSGLTSSISYVDYDPDLYTPYNPSIRENLHTWLFTNKLWGSINWDTRDYIYSPTKGGLLSETLTYTGGLLFGSTHYIKTQTKAQRFLQLFDIPVGKEWSFRTILAAQSSLSFILPQWYYDSDTGEWTSGVHASDSQLLYTDGMTIARGWDIDKGNEALWDNWVELRIPISEKLLWSDFYFSTTGTWDDLDMFPEMGIEDFKFSMGGGIRLIIPGLPLGLYLVKTFSFDEGGNVQWDGGPIFSDPDDDTKGLKLVLSLTTGLF is encoded by the coding sequence ATGCGATTTAAGCGCCTTCTCTCAATACTGTTGATTCTTACTGCCGTAACACTTAACCTTGCGGCGCAATCATCCGAATCGTGGTATCTAAACAAACCGATTGAAGATATTCGTTTCGAGGGCCTTTCTCATGTCAAACTTTCGGATCTTAAAGGTATTACACAGCAATACGTTGGACAAACTTTAACCGAAGGTCGTCTGATTGATTTGCAGAGTAAACTCTACGCCCTCAATTTTTTTCAACGCTTTTCTGTAGATGCGGAGGAGGGTCGTAATGGAAAGAACAGCGTTGTCTTGGTGCTTACCGTTACAGAACGGCCTATTGTTGATGAGATTATTATCGAGGGAAATAAGAAGGTCCGAACCGGCGAGATTCTCGATGCGGTACAATTGAAGCGGGACGATATTGTTACTACGGTGAAAATCAAGGCCGATGAACAGGCCATAGCGGAACTCTATCGAGGTAAAGGGTATCCCGAAATATCGGTATCCTCCGGAACGCAGCTGAATGAAGCGACCAATACCATGAAAGTGACCTTCACGGTTATCGAAGGAAGTCAGGTACGAGTCCAGGAGATCAGATTTTCCGGAAATGAGTTTGTTTCAAGTGATACGCTGCGCGGAAAACTGACATCAAAAGAGCAGTCTCTCTTTTCCAGTGGAATCCTGAAAGAAGCCTCTCTGCAGCAGGATCGTTCGGCCATCGAACGTTTCTATCAGGAACAGGGTTACATCGATGCAAAGGTCGTAAATATCGGCAGAGAGGTCGCCTCCGTTGAAAACGGAAGACAACTCATGATCCTGACCTTTTATATCAATGAGGGAAGACAATGGAAATTCGGGGGCATTACCTTCAACGGGAATCAGTTGTACTCAGATGATGAGCTTGGCACCTATATAAGGCTCGAACCGGGAGACGTAATCAACTATCCGCTTCTTCAGGCCGATCTTGCCCAAGTCTCTGACCTTTATTTCAATGACGGCTATATTTTCAATGCCATCGTGCCTAAAGAAAATCGTAACGAACAGGAAGGAACCATAGATTTTCTTCTCAACATCACGGAAAAGGGACGAGCCCATATTGAAGATGTTATTCTCAAGGGCAATGAAAAAACAAAGGATTTTGTTCTCTATCGGGAAATTCCTCTCGAGACTGGTGATGTATTCAGCAAGGACAAGGTACTCCAGGCAATGCAAAACCTTTACAATACCGGTCTGTTCTCGGCGGTCTCTCCCGAAACCCCATATGGCAGTGCAGAGGGCTTGATGGATCTTGTCTTTACGGTTGAAGAGGCAAGGACAACCGATATTCAGTTCGGGATCACCTTTACCGGCGGAGTAAGTGAGTATCCCATTGTCGGTTTTCTCCAGTGGACCGACCACAACTTCAGAGGTGCGGGACAGGAGCTTTCCATAGGAGCGCAGGTTTCAAATAGCGAACAAAGTATCACCTTCAGTTTCAGTGATAACTGGCTTTTTGATAAACGTTTTTCAGGTGGTGTCAATTTCTCTTTCGCGCATAACCTCTACGACAATGTGCTTCAGGATGCCGAAGGGCCCACGTTTACGGAAGAACAGTACGATAACGATGAAGCGGCTCCCGATCCCTACACCTCCCGCGAAGAATATGAAGACGCCATTGACGACGGTGAGTCGATCGATGATGCCTATCTGATGGAGTATGACCAATGGAAAATCAGTTTAGGAGCCAATGGGGGCTACACCTTTCATACCGATTATGGAAGGGTCGGCCTGCAAAGCGGATTGACTTCTTCCATCAGTTATGTTGACTACGATCCTGACCTCTATACACCATACAATCCCTCCATAAGAGAAAATCTTCATACCTGGCTTTTTACGAACAAACTGTGGGGCAGCATCAACTGGGATACCCGTGACTATATCTACAGTCCCACCAAGGGAGGCCTTTTAAGCGAAACCCTCACCTACACAGGAGGGCTCTTGTTTGGAAGTACTCATTACATTAAGACGCAGACAAAGGCTCAGAGGTTTTTACAACTCTTCGACATTCCAGTGGGAAAGGAGTGGAGTTTTCGTACCATCCTCGCCGCCCAAAGCAGCTTATCGTTTATTCTTCCCCAATGGTACTACGATTCGGACACAGGAGAGTGGACAAGCGGAGTACATGCATCCGATAGTCAATTGCTCTATACCGATGGTATGACCATTGCCAGGGGATGGGATATCGATAAGGGAAATGAGGCGCTCTGGGATAACTGGGTTGAACTAAGAATTCCCATAAGCGAAAAACTACTCTGGTCGGACTTCTATTTCAGTACCACCGGTACATGGGATGATCTCGATATGTTTCCCGAGATGGGGATTGAGGATTTTAAGTTTTCCATGGGAGGCGGTATCAGGCTTATCATCCCCGGTTTACCCTTGGGCCTTTACCTGGTCAAAACCTTCAGTTTTGATGAGGGAGGTAATGTTCAGTGGGATGGAGGACCTATTTTTTCCGATCCCGATGATGACACAAAGGGGCTGAAGCTGGTACTCTCTCTTACGACGGGACTCTTTTAG
- a CDS encoding OmpH family outer membrane protein — MVNYIKGRTQKAVFLITLMVMALWGGTSALLAEKLTMVAVVDLTKIVSDYFKESTEWREIDELTKKMEETVRQRMDEINALKQQKIEAENANDDLLVLKLEEQIRKKQEYLQEYNKIMSDRIQSKKENLLTSSDFSREIIKTVQYIAESEGYSIVFRKKDPNILYYNYEVDITNKVLDHLRRTAGSR; from the coding sequence ATGGTAAACTATATAAAAGGCAGAACGCAGAAAGCGGTTTTCCTGATTACACTTATGGTGATGGCTTTGTGGGGAGGGACTAGTGCCCTGCTAGCCGAAAAGCTAACCATGGTTGCGGTCGTCGATCTGACTAAGATTGTCAGCGACTATTTCAAAGAGTCTACCGAGTGGCGGGAAATCGATGAATTGACGAAAAAAATGGAAGAGACGGTCCGCCAGCGGATGGATGAAATCAACGCCCTCAAGCAGCAGAAAATTGAAGCGGAGAATGCAAACGACGATCTCCTTGTTCTTAAACTTGAGGAACAGATCAGGAAAAAACAGGAATATCTGCAAGAGTACAACAAGATTATGTCGGATAGGATACAAAGCAAAAAAGAAAATTTGCTGACAAGTTCGGACTTTTCCAGGGAGATCATCAAGACGGTCCAGTACATAGCGGAAAGTGAGGGATATTCCATCGTTTTTAGAAAAAAGGATCCTAATATTCTCTATTACAATTACGAAGTCGATATCACCAATAAGGTCCTGGACCATCTCCGCAGGACCGCCGGTTCCCGATAG
- the mutS gene encoding DNA mismatch repair protein MutS, which translates to MMQQYRSLKERHRDAVLFFRLGDFYEMFERDAAEVSAILGLTLTKRNGLPMCGIPYHAAGTYIPRLLWAGRKIAICEQIALPQGGKGIAKREVVEVITPGTVVDEDFLDRGRNNYLASLGQIEGALSFSYIDLSTGEFAATLLGKENRFEKLRKELARLQPSELLVQESLLEEGPETVRILEERQILINRYPDWSYDLGDSEARLRRLFGVTNLKGFGILPDDHAIYACGTLLEYLSETAHDHLRHISSIVRYEESDFVGLDESTQRNLEIVSNMRDASNAYTLFQVLDKTRTAPGARTLRSRLLHPLRDMKAITLRLDKVEELYRNQMILSALRKKLSGVLDLERLSARIALGKAHAKDLAAVASTITVILEIEQEFGEMRVPGSWMLAQENRSAAEELEKELRRAICDDPSVLLTEGNMIREGYSEELDRLRLLKRDSRKVLADYLEDEKNRSGIANLKIKYNKIIGHFIEVTKANLSLVPDHFIRRQSLVGAERFTTERLGELETELNSASEKMIQLEKELFLSLRESCARRLPVLHTLAEYICDIDFFQALAYAATVHGYVRPDINTGNDIAIREGRHPVVEAGLNAGEFIPNSIDIGAKKSFALITGPNMAGKSTYLRQTALIVLMAQCGSFVPAMEATIGIVDRIFCRVGASDNLARGESTFLVEMNETAYILRTASEKSLVIMDEVGRGTSTTDGLAIAWAVSEALIERKTKTLFATHFHELTELQHDSIQKLRLMVKEEGDRVIFLKKVEEGCAAGSYGIHVASLAGVPDPVLSRARQILGELEHRDRPIPKDMVPQRKSQKSDLLFNENDLIESEIMSIDLDSLTPKKALDILYRWKEELGSGRMK; encoded by the coding sequence ATGATGCAGCAATACCGGAGCCTCAAAGAGAGGCACCGGGATGCTGTTCTCTTTTTTCGCCTCGGTGACTTTTATGAGATGTTTGAACGGGATGCGGCAGAGGTATCGGCAATTCTCGGGCTGACCCTCACAAAGCGGAATGGGCTACCGATGTGTGGAATCCCCTACCATGCCGCCGGCACCTACATCCCCAGACTCCTTTGGGCCGGAAGAAAGATCGCCATCTGTGAACAGATCGCACTTCCCCAGGGAGGAAAGGGGATAGCGAAGCGGGAAGTGGTGGAAGTCATCACTCCAGGAACAGTTGTCGATGAAGATTTTCTTGACCGGGGAAGGAACAACTATCTTGCTTCCTTGGGGCAGATAGAAGGGGCTCTCTCTTTTTCTTATATTGATCTTTCCACTGGTGAGTTTGCGGCAACACTTCTTGGAAAGGAAAACCGCTTCGAAAAGCTGCGCAAAGAGCTTGCCAGGTTACAGCCCTCCGAGTTACTGGTTCAGGAAAGTCTGCTCGAAGAGGGACCGGAGACGGTCAGAATTCTGGAAGAACGGCAGATCTTGATAAACCGTTATCCCGACTGGTCCTATGACCTTGGTGACAGCGAAGCCCGCCTTCGCAGGCTTTTTGGTGTAACTAACCTTAAGGGCTTCGGCATCCTTCCTGATGACCATGCTATTTACGCCTGTGGCACACTTCTGGAGTATCTATCGGAAACGGCACATGACCATCTTCGCCACATAAGTTCGATAGTGCGTTACGAAGAGAGTGATTTTGTCGGTCTTGATGAATCAACTCAGCGGAATCTGGAAATCGTTTCAAATATGCGTGATGCCTCCAATGCGTATACACTTTTCCAGGTTTTGGACAAAACACGTACGGCTCCCGGTGCAAGAACCCTGAGAAGCAGGCTCCTTCATCCGCTTCGGGATATGAAGGCAATTACGCTCCGACTGGATAAGGTGGAAGAACTCTACAGAAACCAGATGATCCTTTCGGCACTGCGAAAAAAGCTTTCCGGAGTCCTTGATCTGGAACGGCTCTCGGCCAGAATCGCTCTTGGAAAGGCACATGCCAAAGACCTTGCGGCAGTCGCTTCCACGATCACCGTTATCCTCGAAATCGAGCAAGAGTTCGGAGAAATGAGGGTCCCCGGTTCGTGGATGTTGGCACAGGAGAACCGTTCCGCTGCCGAAGAGCTGGAAAAAGAACTACGCAGGGCAATCTGCGATGATCCCTCGGTACTATTGACCGAAGGTAATATGATACGAGAAGGCTACAGTGAGGAACTTGATCGCCTCAGGTTGCTAAAGCGAGATAGTCGCAAGGTTTTGGCGGACTATCTCGAAGATGAAAAGAACAGGAGTGGAATCGCCAACCTAAAAATCAAATATAATAAAATCATTGGACATTTTATTGAGGTCACAAAGGCAAATCTGTCACTCGTTCCCGATCATTTTATCAGGCGGCAGTCCCTTGTAGGTGCGGAACGCTTTACTACCGAACGGCTGGGAGAGCTTGAGACGGAACTAAACAGTGCATCGGAAAAAATGATCCAGTTGGAAAAAGAACTTTTCCTCTCTCTGCGAGAGTCCTGTGCCAGGCGTCTTCCCGTGCTTCACACCCTTGCCGAGTACATCTGCGATATCGATTTCTTTCAGGCCCTTGCCTATGCGGCAACCGTCCACGGTTATGTACGGCCGGACATTAATACCGGCAACGATATCGCCATACGGGAAGGACGTCATCCCGTTGTCGAGGCGGGACTCAACGCTGGGGAATTCATCCCGAATTCCATCGATATCGGGGCAAAGAAAAGCTTCGCATTGATAACAGGACCCAACATGGCCGGTAAATCGACCTACCTCAGGCAGACGGCCCTCATTGTTCTGATGGCCCAGTGCGGTTCCTTCGTTCCTGCAATGGAAGCCACTATTGGTATCGTCGATAGAATTTTCTGTAGGGTCGGGGCCTCCGACAATCTTGCACGAGGAGAGTCGACCTTTCTTGTTGAAATGAATGAAACGGCCTATATACTCAGGACTGCGAGTGAGAAGAGCCTTGTTATCATGGATGAGGTCGGTCGAGGGACCAGCACGACCGACGGCCTTGCAATTGCATGGGCTGTTTCCGAAGCACTTATCGAACGAAAGACAAAAACCCTTTTTGCAACCCATTTCCATGAACTAACCGAACTCCAACACGATTCGATACAAAAACTTCGACTTATGGTCAAGGAAGAGGGAGATCGGGTGATCTTTTTAAAGAAGGTTGAAGAGGGGTGTGCCGCCGGTTCCTACGGTATCCATGTTGCTTCTCTTGCCGGTGTCCCGGATCCTGTTCTTTCCCGAGCCAGGCAGATTTTGGGAGAACTCGAACATAGGGATCGTCCGATTCCCAAAGATATGGTCCCTCAACGGAAATCACAGAAAAGTGATCTGCTTTTCAATGAAAACGACTTGATCGAGAGCGAGATTATGAGTATCGATCTCGACAGCTTAACGCCGAAAAAGGCTCTTGATATACTCTATCGATGGAAAGAAGAGCTCGGTTCGGGAAGAATGAAGTAA
- a CDS encoding ComF family protein, producing the protein MSCRRHFPSLPSFRSNTPLFLYRGKAKELLRWYKFRNRRDLAPLFAYLFAQRVITPFGIQLTLVPVPFRSAGKRSRGWDPVETICRILSHHYGYNVAYLLKRRGNRQQKKMTAAERKVNMQKAIVMRRRRRHLSAESYYLIIDDVMTTGATLQACAATLRDNGAEKISATTIVVD; encoded by the coding sequence ATGAGCTGCAGAAGACATTTTCCGTCTCTTCCGTCTTTTCGTTCCAATACCCCCCTTTTCCTTTATCGGGGAAAGGCAAAAGAGCTGCTTCGCTGGTATAAGTTCAGGAATCGGCGAGATCTTGCACCACTTTTTGCCTATCTTTTTGCCCAACGGGTCATAACACCATTTGGAATTCAGCTCACACTTGTTCCTGTTCCCTTTAGATCGGCAGGAAAGCGCAGTAGGGGCTGGGACCCTGTGGAAACGATCTGCCGCATCCTTTCCCATCACTATGGCTATAACGTGGCATATCTTCTCAAAAGACGTGGCAATCGACAGCAGAAAAAGATGACCGCTGCCGAACGCAAGGTAAATATGCAAAAGGCAATTGTTATGAGGCGGCGGAGAAGACACCTTTCAGCCGAGTCGTATTATCTTATCATTGACGATGTTATGACAACCGGCGCAACGCTCCAGGCGTGTGCCGCGACTCTCAGAGATAACGGAGCAGAAAAAATCTCGGCAACGACCATAGTGGTGGATTGA
- the rimP gene encoding ribosome maturation factor RimP — protein MEYFSKHQQGPLTGELEPIIEGLGYKTVEVAAKKTGSRHHVSVIISGRDSGIGLTDCEKVHKAILPRLEILLDDRDIYVEVSSPGISRNLKCGAEFGIFVGSLVRLLLEGENEWIVGRIMESDERKVVIEMSDGKKEDYLYDTIRKAKLVDIQEAKK, from the coding sequence GTGGAATACTTTTCAAAACATCAACAAGGCCCCCTTACCGGGGAGCTTGAGCCAATTATTGAAGGACTCGGCTATAAGACGGTAGAGGTTGCCGCAAAAAAAACCGGCTCACGCCATCATGTTTCCGTCATCATCAGTGGAAGAGACTCCGGTATAGGCTTGACAGACTGTGAAAAGGTGCATAAAGCCATTCTTCCCCGACTTGAAATCCTCCTTGATGATAGGGATATCTATGTAGAAGTCTCATCACCAGGTATTTCAAGGAATCTGAAATGTGGTGCCGAATTTGGCATATTTGTTGGGTCGCTTGTGCGTCTCCTATTGGAGGGAGAAAACGAGTGGATTGTCGGACGAATCATGGAATCAGATGAACGAAAGGTTGTCATTGAAATGTCCGATGGAAAGAAAGAAGATTACTTGTACGACACGATACGCAAAGCAAAACTTGTGGATATACAGGAGGCAAAGAAATAG
- the nusA gene encoding transcription termination factor NusA: MAAGLAEAIRSLVQDRGISEELVRKTIEDFLLAAYKRKFGTTENAVVRFSEDGNEVAIFAAKEIVENVEDPVTEMPLKEALTYNEECEIGDELLIEINPKEFDRVAVQSAKQKAKQTLREIQKDTLYSEFKEKEGEMVIGYYQRERNGNIFVDLGKIEGILPRRYQSPREVYRPNDRIKALIYEVSKSPSGLQIVLSRTHTDFVKRIFELEVPEVYDKTVEIFKIVREPGYRTKIAVYSNRDDVDPVGACVGMKGVRIQAVVRELEGEKIDILKYDIDARSFIKNALSPAEVQNVVILDEAKRQALAVVEENQLSLAIGKQGLNVRLANRLVDWNIDVKTIEQFEEMDLSAETKKELNALFNDVEEDDENVEEISRISELPGISERLSEILMQNGVELIETLVGLSGEDLSRLEGVTVQDVETIQNIISENVDIIEEQEEEAIAQTESHEHLAEETYECPECGHPITIDMTSCPNCGVGLSFEVEDDNDEDEEEEE, encoded by the coding sequence ATGGCCGCTGGTTTGGCAGAAGCAATCCGCTCCCTGGTTCAAGATCGGGGAATATCGGAAGAACTGGTAAGGAAAACCATTGAGGATTTTCTCCTTGCCGCTTATAAACGCAAATTTGGTACTACGGAGAATGCCGTTGTACGTTTTAGTGAGGATGGTAACGAGGTAGCGATTTTTGCTGCAAAAGAAATTGTCGAAAATGTTGAAGATCCTGTTACGGAAATGCCTCTAAAAGAGGCATTGACCTATAATGAAGAATGTGAAATCGGTGATGAGCTGCTTATTGAGATAAATCCGAAAGAGTTTGATCGTGTTGCCGTCCAGAGTGCAAAACAGAAAGCGAAACAAACATTACGGGAAATCCAGAAGGATACCCTCTATTCCGAATTCAAGGAAAAAGAGGGAGAGATGGTTATTGGTTATTATCAACGTGAACGTAACGGCAATATCTTTGTCGATCTTGGTAAAATCGAGGGAATTCTTCCCCGACGCTACCAATCCCCTCGGGAGGTATATCGCCCCAATGATCGTATCAAGGCCCTTATTTACGAGGTAAGTAAATCCCCCTCTGGGCTCCAAATCGTTCTGTCGAGAACCCACACCGATTTTGTGAAGCGTATCTTTGAACTGGAAGTTCCGGAGGTATACGACAAAACCGTAGAGATCTTTAAAATTGTACGTGAGCCGGGATATCGGACCAAGATTGCTGTCTACTCAAACAGGGACGATGTAGATCCCGTTGGTGCATGTGTCGGTATGAAAGGCGTGCGTATCCAGGCCGTGGTACGAGAGCTTGAAGGTGAAAAGATCGATATCCTGAAATACGACATTGATGCTCGCTCCTTCATTAAGAATGCACTCAGCCCAGCCGAGGTTCAAAACGTTGTCATCCTTGATGAGGCAAAACGTCAGGCTTTGGCCGTGGTGGAGGAGAATCAGCTTTCTCTCGCCATCGGAAAGCAGGGCTTAAATGTGCGTCTTGCAAATCGTCTTGTCGACTGGAATATCGATGTAAAGACTATTGAGCAGTTTGAAGAGATGGATCTCTCCGCTGAGACAAAGAAGGAGCTAAATGCGCTCTTTAACGATGTTGAAGAGGATGATGAGAACGTCGAGGAGATCAGTCGTATTTCGGAGCTTCCGGGTATCAGCGAACGACTGTCGGAAATCCTCATGCAAAACGGCGTTGAACTTATCGAGACCTTGGTCGGGCTTTCGGGAGAGGATCTTTCAAGACTGGAAGGCGTTACGGTACAGGATGTCGAAACGATACAAAACATTATTTCCGAAAATGTCGACATCATCGAGGAGCAGGAAGAGGAAGCCATTGCCCAGACCGAGAGCCATGAGCACCTCGCCGAGGAAACATACGAGTGTCCCGAATGCGGACACCCGATTACCATAGATATGACCTCTTGCCCAAACTGCGGCGTAGGTTTAAGCTTTGAAGTCGAAGACGACAATGATGAAGACGAAGAAGAGGAGGAATAA
- the infB gene encoding translation initiation factor IF-2: MAEEQDKKQKPKATLIKHRKPSAGSFSQEDRTDKNDKKKVVVVKKKTKKTVPKVVAKKEEPVPVEQEKQAVSSPQAPRTADSGRGTGTEARPPQRPRQNTHSQTNSRPNGPQDRRPYNRDSRDNNRDNRDNRGFQNRNSHREGGSDQRRSFDRRQSGPDASQQRRSGGPAPRRQGGAPSGGPRRGPSGPPPRGPRRGPGTAPQGGQRRGPGSAPAGGKSTDDSLSAGKKQGGKKFYKAKKKTAYQKSKKDDVQEKSFQIKKKQVKRANPVPKEIEIMEVITVSELARKMNLKASELIGKLMEMGMMVTINQQIDAETAEILASEYNCNVKIVSLYDETLIETEKDNDEDLRERPPIVTVMGHVDHGKTKLLDAIRSTNVVAGEFGGITQHIGAYKVKVRDHEVVFLDTPGHEAFTLMRARGAQITDIVILVVAANDGVMPQTIEAIHHAKEAKVPIIVAVNKVDLADANIDRVKQQLSEYDLIPEAWGGSTLFCEISALKKTGIDSLLETVLLQAELLELKANYTCRAEGKVIESKVDHGRGIVSTVIVQRGTLRVGDAFVAGVYPGKVRALFNDKGEKIDEAPPATPVEILGFTGIPDAGSPFQVTETERQARQVGAKRQELEKQGEAQNVKKITLDNLYDSIQEGSIQELKVVVKGDVHGSVEALQTALEKLSTKEIHLVVIHAAAGAIVENDVNLAAASNAIIVGFHVRPTPKAQMIAEREKVDIRKYNVIYDAVEDIRSAMEGMLAPDLQEEVIGTVEVRDTFKVPKIGVIAGCYVTNGKARRNALVRVYREHIEIHSGKISSLKRFKDDAKEVDAGYECGLGIENFNDLKVGDTLEVYEVREIAKKL; the protein is encoded by the coding sequence ATGGCTGAAGAACAAGATAAGAAGCAGAAACCGAAAGCAACCCTCATCAAGCATCGAAAACCGTCGGCAGGTTCTTTCTCACAGGAAGATCGCACGGATAAGAACGACAAGAAAAAGGTTGTCGTTGTAAAAAAGAAGACGAAGAAAACCGTGCCGAAGGTTGTTGCAAAGAAAGAGGAGCCTGTACCGGTCGAACAGGAAAAGCAAGCCGTCAGTTCCCCTCAGGCACCTCGGACAGCGGACTCTGGTCGGGGAACAGGAACAGAAGCTAGGCCACCCCAAAGACCGAGGCAAAACACTCATTCCCAGACGAATTCTCGCCCTAATGGTCCACAGGATCGTCGTCCCTATAATCGTGATAGTCGTGACAACAATAGGGACAATCGTGATAATCGCGGTTTCCAAAATAGGAACTCACACCGGGAAGGAGGAAGCGATCAGCGTCGATCCTTTGACCGCAGACAGAGCGGCCCTGATGCCTCTCAGCAGAGGCGCAGCGGAGGCCCGGCTCCGAGACGACAGGGCGGAGCCCCTTCCGGCGGGCCACGCAGAGGTCCATCGGGACCTCCCCCTCGAGGCCCTCGTCGCGGCCCGGGCACAGCTCCTCAGGGCGGACAAAGAAGAGGACCCGGTTCTGCACCTGCCGGTGGTAAGTCCACAGATGATAGTCTGAGTGCAGGAAAAAAGCAGGGTGGAAAAAAATTCTACAAGGCTAAGAAAAAGACTGCCTATCAGAAATCAAAGAAGGATGATGTTCAGGAAAAATCCTTCCAGATAAAGAAAAAGCAGGTGAAGCGAGCCAATCCCGTACCGAAAGAGATCGAGATCATGGAGGTCATTACGGTATCTGAGTTGGCTCGTAAGATGAACCTTAAGGCATCAGAGCTTATCGGTAAGTTGATGGAAATGGGGATGATGGTTACCATTAATCAACAGATCGATGCCGAGACCGCCGAGATTCTCGCTTCCGAATATAACTGCAACGTTAAGATTGTCAGCTTGTACGATGAAACCCTCATCGAGACTGAAAAAGACAATGATGAAGACCTTCGGGAACGTCCTCCGATTGTTACCGTCATGGGCCATGTCGACCATGGGAAAACCAAACTGCTCGATGCCATACGTTCCACAAATGTGGTGGCCGGTGAGTTTGGTGGTATTACCCAGCATATTGGTGCATATAAGGTAAAGGTCAGGGATCATGAGGTTGTCTTCCTCGATACTCCCGGTCATGAAGCTTTTACCCTCATGCGAGCAAGAGGGGCGCAGATTACCGATATTGTTATTCTTGTTGTTGCTGCAAACGACGGTGTAATGCCTCAGACGATCGAAGCTATCCACCACGCAAAGGAAGCCAAGGTTCCCATCATCGTTGCCGTCAACAAGGTCGATCTTGCCGATGCAAATATCGATCGGGTGAAACAGCAGCTTTCCGAGTACGATCTTATCCCGGAAGCTTGGGGAGGAAGTACGCTTTTCTGCGAGATTTCCGCCTTGAAAAAGACGGGAATCGACAGCCTGCTCGAAACGGTCCTTCTTCAGGCCGAACTCCTTGAACTAAAGGCAAATTATACCTGCCGGGCCGAGGGAAAGGTTATCGAGTCCAAGGTTGACCATGGCCGGGGTATCGTCTCGACGGTTATTGTCCAGCGAGGAACGCTTCGGGTTGGTGACGCCTTTGTTGCTGGAGTCTACCCGGGAAAGGTGCGGGCGCTGTTCAATGATAAGGGTGAAAAAATCGACGAGGCACCACCGGCGACTCCGGTTGAGATTCTCGGTTTTACCGGAATTCCCGATGCGGGGAGTCCCTTTCAGGTTACAGAAACCGAGCGTCAGGCCCGTCAGGTTGGTGCCAAGCGCCAGGAACTCGAGAAACAGGGCGAGGCTCAAAACGTTAAAAAGATCACCCTCGATAACCTTTACGATTCCATCCAGGAAGGATCTATTCAGGAGCTTAAGGTTGTCGTAAAGGGAGATGTCCACGGATCGGTAGAGGCTCTGCAGACGGCACTGGAAAAACTCTCGACGAAAGAGATTCATCTTGTCGTTATCCATGCGGCAGCAGGCGCCATCGTCGAAAACGACGTCAATCTTGCTGCAGCCTCAAATGCAATTATCGTTGGTTTCCACGTTCGTCCGACCCCGAAGGCCCAGATGATCGCCGAACGGGAAAAGGTCGATATAAGGAAATATAATGTCATTTACGACGCGGTCGAGGACATTCGGTCGGCAATGGAAGGAATGTTGGCACCCGACCTTCAGGAGGAGGTTATCGGTACCGTCGAAGTTCGGGATACCTTCAAGGTTCCGAAGATCGGGGTTATCGCCGGTTGCTACGTCACTAACGGAAAGGCGAGACGAAATGCTCTCGTTCGGGTCTATCGTGAGCATATCGAAATTCACTCAGGTAAGATCAGTTCGTTGAAGCGTTTTAAAGACGATGCAAAAGAAGTCGATGCAGGATACGAATGTGGTCTCGGTATTGAAAACTTCAACGATCTCAAGGTTGGTGACACCTTGGAGGTTTACGAAGTTCGGGAAATAGCAAAGAAGCTATAG